A stretch of DNA from Petrotoga sp. 9PWA.NaAc.5.4:
GAAAACGATGAAAAGTACAATGAAAAATTACAAAAGGTTTATAAAATAAAAGAAGAGTTAGAAAAGGAATTAGAAAAAAAAGGTATAAAAATTCCTAATAAAATCCAAGAGAAGGAAAAAGTTAGAGTCGTTTATAAGCCTGATCAAGAGATCGAAGCTTTGAATCTGTCTATCAATAAAATAAATAATTGGTTTGATATAATAATTGAAGACATCGATATATCAAACGAAAAGTTAGCTTATTTTCTCGAGCTAAGATTGAATAATAAACCAACATTGGGATATTCAAATCAGTTTGGGCTTATGCACCTTTTTAGAGGAGATTTTCAAAAAGCAGAAAAATTTTTTCTACTGAAAGAAAACGATCCTGATTCACAAATGAATTTGTCTTTTCTAAAAATTATAAGAAATGATGAAGATGCGATCAATTATCTAAAAAATTTAATGGACAAATATCCACAAAATGGGTTGAGTTATTTATCTATGAGTCTTTTCTTTCTAAAGAAAAAAGAATATTACAATGCATATAACTTTATAAAAATTGCTAATAAATATCTTAATTATTCTATTATAGATATTGCTTTAAGCTTATATGAAAAAGACATTCAGAAGGCTTTGTCTTATATTTCTAAAGCTTATCTTGAGGGAAAAGCAAAAAATAAGTTAAACTTCTTTAATTATTACATAAGTTTGTTTAACTCTGATTTAGAAAGAGCAAGTTCTTTTTCATCCATGATTAAAGAAGTGAAGACCCCTTG
This window harbors:
- a CDS encoding lipopolysaccharide assembly protein LapB, with product MENDEKYNEKLQKVYKIKEELEKELEKKGIKIPNKIQEKEKVRVVYKPDQEIEALNLSINKINNWFDIIIEDIDISNEKLAYFLELRLNNKPTLGYSNQFGLMHLFRGDFQKAEKFFLLKENDPDSQMNLSFLKIIRNDEDAINYLKNLMDKYPQNGLSYLSMSLFFLKKKEYYNAYNFIKIANKYLNYSIIDIALSLYEKDIQKALSYISKAYLEGKAKNKLNFFNYYISLFNSDLERASSFSSMIKEVKTPCQKCIKALSTNQIYTTEDYCLFGEQVLFQLGKPKTFALDNTELYDTILYAYFYNKNIKSFNNFCILISALFNKVSVLLFPAVNELQRNKQDIFSTNKNAIKFDLPGPLYYENLTKLLNDLEKQYQRKFDFSLDLPFFEALRLLFGWRMCQYLYNVDS